A genomic window from Streptomyces sp. HUAS YS2 includes:
- a CDS encoding SHOCT domain-containing protein, with translation MPLGRRRRPLLRGALVGGAAYTAGRRTAQNQHHEEAPQPAAAQSPTPAAAASGGASLLDELTRLGELHGEGVLTDTEFSVAKARLLGI, from the coding sequence ATGCCGCTGGGACGTCGCCGCCGTCCCCTGCTGCGGGGCGCGCTCGTCGGCGGAGCCGCGTACACGGCGGGCCGCCGGACCGCACAGAACCAGCACCACGAGGAGGCGCCGCAGCCGGCCGCCGCGCAGTCGCCCACGCCTGCCGCGGCGGCCTCCGGCGGTGCCTCGTTGCTCGACGAGCTCACCCGGCTCGGGGAACTGCACGGCGAGGGCGTGCTGACGGACACGGAGTTCAGTGTCGCCAAGGCGCGGCTCCTCGGCATCTGA
- a CDS encoding helix-turn-helix transcriptional regulator — translation MGDGDRRDPTTEVLTPGGDPVLAARFTVPVIPETFVRRPRLVAQLTAGPRTPLTLVEGPAGAGKTCLVADWITGPDAPGPVAWLTVEPEDNEPGVFWTYVLEAVRRHGIPLPDTLTGPSRAGAVDHSLLTRLAAWLSGRETPVTLVLDDFDRVADSAEVADELQFVLRHADGGLRLVVISRTRPLLPLHRYRAAGEFIEVDADNLAFRTEEAAALVAAHGLALSEDGVRALTERTGGWAAGLRLSALEAQRADDPEYFLGDFDAGRSTLADFLLAEVLHERPAEAQDLLLRTSILERTHPGLADALTGRDDAEPVLAELLRANAFLEPLGHSWYRLNPLFAEVLRVHLRERSPGLEPELHRTASAWLSAAGLLDEALSHAAEAGDWELAAAELVDGPAIGRLLDGPDAGRLDGLFAGMPPDTPGPAADLVRAARELTRHDVELGFAYLRRAEESLPDAGAVGDGRDGPVGAGRDAAAVRLSSALLRALGARVTGSADMAEAAVETAAEAERTLHDDRLEPFRELRAGLLTDVGAAQLWEGRFEAAHATLSAVVETVETTALDGAPSDIASLHAGSSDMAEGDGPSTARFRYEALGRIALIEFLHGRPGRAESHARAALAETERAGLPELAGSGAAELVLAAVAMDRHDLPAAHDHLDRGAAPSARSDAPRDPVVAALLALLRSRLLHAEGDPRAALRVLDELAERTTAPVDRSPWVSDLVTTATAAAHLAEDDPKAAVEVFEKRPPHGAECRVAEARARLAAGQGEAALGILDGLSEGRGEGPAVVARVLLARAQTVHVLGDTVTAENLVLRALAAARPHHLRRPFLEAGPWLWRLLARRPALARGHDWLLPVLPRNGAVPDLPQEDPPEPLTTPLSEREQDALERLAQFMTTLEIAADLHLSVNTVKTHLKTLYRKLGVTRRGEAVRRARELGLL, via the coding sequence GTGGGTGATGGGGACCGCAGGGATCCCACCACGGAGGTGCTGACCCCCGGCGGGGATCCCGTGCTCGCCGCGCGCTTCACCGTGCCCGTGATCCCGGAGACCTTCGTCCGCAGGCCCCGCCTCGTCGCACAGCTGACGGCCGGCCCGCGGACCCCGCTGACCCTGGTCGAGGGACCGGCCGGCGCGGGCAAGACCTGCCTGGTCGCCGACTGGATCACCGGCCCGGACGCGCCGGGACCCGTGGCCTGGCTGACCGTGGAACCCGAGGACAACGAACCGGGCGTCTTCTGGACCTATGTGCTGGAGGCCGTACGGCGCCACGGCATCCCGCTGCCCGACACCCTCACCGGCCCGTCCCGGGCGGGCGCCGTCGACCACTCGCTGCTCACCCGTCTGGCGGCCTGGCTGAGCGGCCGCGAGACGCCGGTGACCCTCGTCCTGGACGACTTCGACCGGGTGGCCGACTCGGCGGAGGTGGCGGACGAGCTGCAGTTCGTGCTGCGCCACGCGGACGGCGGCCTCCGCCTGGTCGTCATCAGCCGGACGCGGCCGCTGCTGCCGCTGCACCGCTACCGGGCCGCCGGCGAGTTCATCGAGGTCGACGCCGACAACCTGGCCTTCCGTACCGAGGAGGCGGCGGCCCTCGTCGCGGCACACGGACTGGCACTGTCCGAGGACGGGGTACGGGCGTTGACGGAGCGTACCGGCGGCTGGGCGGCCGGACTGCGGCTGAGCGCCCTGGAGGCGCAGCGGGCCGACGATCCCGAGTACTTCCTGGGCGACTTCGACGCCGGCCGGAGCACGCTCGCGGACTTCCTCCTCGCGGAGGTGCTCCACGAACGGCCCGCCGAGGCACAGGACCTGCTGCTGCGCACCAGCATCCTGGAGCGGACCCACCCCGGCCTGGCCGACGCGCTCACCGGACGCGACGACGCGGAGCCGGTCCTCGCGGAGCTGCTGCGCGCGAACGCGTTCCTCGAACCCCTCGGACACTCCTGGTACCGGCTGAATCCGCTCTTCGCAGAGGTCCTGCGGGTCCACCTGCGCGAACGCAGTCCCGGCCTGGAGCCGGAGCTGCACCGCACGGCCTCCGCGTGGCTGAGCGCGGCCGGGCTGCTCGACGAGGCCCTCTCCCACGCGGCCGAGGCGGGCGACTGGGAGCTGGCCGCCGCCGAGCTGGTCGACGGGCCGGCGATCGGCCGGCTGCTCGACGGGCCGGACGCCGGGCGGCTGGACGGGCTCTTCGCCGGCATGCCGCCCGACACGCCAGGACCTGCCGCGGACCTGGTGCGCGCGGCCCGCGAACTGACCCGGCACGACGTCGAGCTGGGCTTCGCGTACCTGCGCCGGGCGGAGGAGAGCCTGCCGGACGCCGGGGCCGTCGGCGACGGGCGCGACGGGCCTGTCGGTGCCGGTCGTGACGCCGCGGCCGTACGGCTGAGCAGCGCGCTGCTGCGAGCGCTCGGCGCCAGGGTGACGGGCTCCGCGGACATGGCCGAGGCGGCCGTCGAGACCGCGGCGGAGGCCGAGCGCACCCTCCACGACGACCGGCTGGAACCGTTCCGGGAGCTGCGGGCCGGCCTGCTCACCGATGTCGGCGCGGCCCAGCTGTGGGAGGGCCGCTTCGAGGCCGCCCACGCGACGCTGTCCGCCGTGGTGGAGACCGTCGAGACGACGGCCCTGGACGGGGCGCCCTCGGACATTGCGAGCTTGCACGCGGGGTCCTCGGACATGGCCGAGGGCGACGGGCCGTCGACGGCCCGGTTCCGGTACGAGGCCCTCGGGCGGATCGCGCTGATCGAGTTCCTGCACGGCCGGCCCGGACGTGCCGAGTCCCACGCCCGGGCGGCGCTCGCCGAGACGGAACGAGCGGGTCTGCCGGAGCTCGCGGGCAGCGGGGCCGCCGAACTCGTCCTGGCCGCCGTCGCCATGGACCGCCACGACCTGCCGGCCGCGCACGACCACCTCGACCGAGGCGCGGCCCCCTCCGCGCGGTCGGACGCACCGCGCGATCCCGTCGTCGCCGCCCTGCTGGCCCTGTTGCGGTCCCGCCTGCTGCACGCGGAGGGCGATCCCCGGGCGGCGCTGCGCGTCCTGGACGAGCTGGCGGAGCGGACGACGGCCCCGGTGGACCGCTCCCCTTGGGTGAGCGACCTCGTCACGACGGCCACGGCCGCGGCGCACCTGGCGGAGGACGATCCGAAGGCCGCGGTCGAGGTCTTCGAGAAACGGCCGCCGCACGGCGCGGAGTGCCGGGTCGCCGAGGCCCGGGCGCGCCTGGCGGCCGGTCAGGGCGAGGCGGCCCTGGGCATCCTCGACGGACTCTCCGAGGGCCGGGGCGAGGGGCCGGCCGTGGTGGCGCGGGTCCTGCTCGCCCGGGCGCAGACCGTCCACGTCCTCGGTGACACCGTCACCGCGGAGAACCTGGTGCTGCGGGCCCTGGCCGCCGCGCGACCGCATCACCTCCGGCGGCCCTTCCTGGAGGCGGGGCCATGGCTGTGGCGGCTGCTGGCCCGGCGCCCCGCGCTCGCGCGCGGGCACGACTGGCTGCTCCCGGTCCTGCCGCGGAACGGCGCCGTCCCGGACCTGCCGCAGGAGGATCCGCCCGAACCGCTGACCACGCCCCTCAGCGAGCGGGAACAGGACGCCCTGGAGCGTCTGGCGCAATTCATGACGACCCTGGAGATCGCCGCGGACCTGCACCTGTCGGTCAACACGGTGAAGACGCACCTGAAGACGCTGTACCGCAAGCTGGGCGTCACCCGGCGCGGCGAGGCGGTCCGCCGCGCCCGCGAACTCGGCCTCCTCTGA
- a CDS encoding MFS transporter, translated as MNSSAARREVFRNRDFRRFWAAVTVAGAGAHVTVLALPLTAVTLLDADAAQLGLLTAAHLVPTLFMTPIAGVVSDRYSPRLVNALCDLVRGVLLLGVPLLAALDLLSLGPLYVLSALTGCLAALGDVAHHSMLPQIVPQQQIVAGNAAVNASYSVTDVAGPGLAGLLVQTLTAPYAILMDAVGFLVSGGLIASLKPRAAERPPVREKWRAMVVDGFRFLLRSKPLLMLGLSGGVANLFIQAYLTIFVLYAVDTLDFSPLQIGLLYAVGAVGGVGGAAVSDRLGTVLTRVGAMTAGNVLVGVGMVLVAASAVFVAGLTRGAVCAAGIGLYSAGLGIYNVHSMSARQQMCPPEKLGRVTAGYRLLSHGSLPLGSLVGGFSAQWFGQGRTIVLAGGCLVLWMGLVWLTPLRRLNDPLDREATPAAA; from the coding sequence GTGAACTCGTCCGCCGCGCGGCGCGAGGTGTTCCGCAACCGTGACTTCCGCCGCTTCTGGGCGGCGGTCACGGTCGCGGGCGCCGGCGCCCACGTCACGGTCCTCGCCCTGCCGCTGACCGCCGTCACGTTGCTCGACGCCGACGCCGCGCAGCTCGGGCTGCTCACCGCCGCCCACCTCGTGCCGACCCTGTTCATGACGCCGATCGCCGGCGTCGTCAGCGACCGGTACTCGCCCCGGCTGGTCAACGCCCTCTGCGACCTCGTGCGCGGCGTACTGCTGCTCGGCGTCCCGCTGCTCGCCGCGCTGGACCTGCTCAGCCTGGGGCCGCTGTACGTGCTCAGCGCGCTGACGGGCTGCCTCGCCGCGCTCGGCGACGTCGCCCACCACTCGATGCTGCCGCAGATCGTCCCGCAGCAGCAGATCGTCGCGGGCAACGCCGCCGTCAACGCCAGCTACTCGGTCACCGACGTCGCCGGCCCCGGCCTCGCCGGACTTCTCGTGCAGACGCTCACCGCGCCCTACGCGATCCTGATGGACGCGGTCGGCTTCCTGGTCTCCGGCGGCCTCATCGCCTCGCTGAAGCCCCGCGCCGCCGAGCGTCCGCCCGTCCGGGAGAAGTGGCGGGCGATGGTCGTCGACGGATTCCGGTTCCTGCTCCGGTCCAAGCCGCTGCTCATGCTCGGGCTCTCGGGCGGCGTGGCCAACCTGTTCATCCAGGCGTACCTGACGATCTTCGTGCTCTACGCCGTCGACACCCTGGACTTCTCGCCGCTCCAGATCGGCCTGCTGTACGCGGTCGGCGCCGTCGGCGGCGTCGGCGGCGCGGCGGTCTCCGATCGTCTGGGCACGGTGCTCACCCGCGTCGGCGCGATGACCGCCGGCAACGTGCTCGTGGGCGTCGGCATGGTCCTGGTCGCGGCGAGCGCGGTGTTCGTCGCGGGGCTGACGCGCGGCGCGGTCTGCGCCGCGGGCATCGGCCTGTACTCGGCGGGCCTCGGCATCTACAACGTGCACTCCATGAGTGCACGTCAGCAGATGTGCCCGCCGGAGAAGCTCGGCCGCGTCACCGCCGGGTACCGCCTGCTGTCCCACGGCTCGCTGCCGCTGGGCTCGCTCGTCGGCGGCTTCAGCGCCCAGTGGTTCGGCCAGGGCCGGACCATCGTGCTGGCCGGCGGCTGCCTCGTGCTGTGGATGGGCCTGGTCTGGCTCACCCCGCTGCGCCGGCTCAACGACCCCCTGGACCGGGAGGCGACCCCCGCCGCCGCATAG
- a CDS encoding CYTH domain-containing protein, producing the protein MVPLEIERKFLVREGWSIPEGSTRVVIRQAYLTDAESNIEVRLRAKDDAFLMTVKAPRSDGGPSVNVRQEVEFPVPQTVFDQLWELAPDRLDKERWTVALDAAGTTASVDVYTGVLAGLRVVEIEFDDVEQARDFIVPDWFGEDVTGRAEWGNRQLSRGVPPVVDPVAGTTSAPPAVRD; encoded by the coding sequence GTGGTACCCCTGGAGATCGAGCGCAAGTTCCTGGTACGGGAGGGCTGGAGCATCCCGGAGGGCAGCACCCGCGTGGTGATCCGGCAGGCCTACCTGACCGACGCCGAGTCGAACATCGAGGTCCGGCTCCGGGCCAAGGACGACGCGTTCCTCATGACGGTCAAGGCCCCCCGGTCCGACGGCGGCCCGTCGGTGAACGTCCGCCAGGAGGTCGAGTTCCCGGTTCCGCAGACGGTCTTCGACCAGCTCTGGGAGCTCGCCCCCGACCGGCTCGACAAAGAGCGCTGGACCGTCGCCCTCGACGCGGCGGGCACCACCGCCTCGGTGGACGTCTACACCGGCGTCCTCGCGGGACTCAGGGTCGTCGAGATCGAGTTCGACGACGTCGAGCAGGCCCGCGACTTCATCGTCCCCGACTGGTTCGGCGAGGACGTGACCGGCCGCGCCGAATGGGGCAACCGGCAGCTCAGCCGCGGCGTCCCGCCGGTCGTCGACCCGGTCGCGGGCACCACCTCCGCGCCGCCCGCCGTGCGGGACTGA